In the genome of Palaemon carinicauda isolate YSFRI2023 chromosome 20, ASM3689809v2, whole genome shotgun sequence, one region contains:
- the LOC137614310 gene encoding uncharacterized protein yields the protein MNPGLAEGVSRRRMTSALHSLESQADQSWCPSGVIFSLSESKTSSAMLQRMLLLAAFTAFTSALPPLKPSPQCSVAIDELQRAWENIFPRFSAFKHNLDDQSFPFDFAEMVSHGFHNVECFHNLDNQTVQLTLVGTNGIPADPSNDGALVKGIESSKSASILQGYDYAIDLKTHYDVYTPNSYSFCITDLLLNIIPDIGGNYYIYGELRRELKKQTQVLEKGAKSYFPVFAKEFTILLNEVLCKPHNASPTPTTDTTSSTSSTEEPQEGLLGSGCCGISHSSLLFDCCRNQSLRNFTYQPEVPMDRDCCQNFSRRPFVAV from the exons ATGAATCCGGGATTGGCAGAAGGTGTAAGTAGGCGGAGGATGACTTCTGCGCTTCACAGTTTGGAGTCACAAGCTGACCAGTCGTGGTGTCCTTCCGGCGTGATCTTCTCACT GTCCGAATCGAAAACCTCCTCAGCCATGCTTCAGAGAATGCTGCTCTTAGCGGCCTTTACCGCCTTTACTTCGGCGCTTCCTCCGCTTAAAC CGTCGCCACAGTGTTCGGTAGCTATAGACGAACTGCAAAGGGCGTGGGAAAACATATTTCCTCGATTCTCCGCTTTCAAACATAATCTCGACGACCAAAG CTTTCCCTTCGACTTTGCCGAGATGGTATCTCATGGCTTTCACAATGTTGAGTGCTTCCATAACCTTGACAACCAGACG GTACAGCTGACTCTCGTAGGAACGAATGGTATCCCCGCCGACCCTTCCAATGACGGCGCACTTGTAAAAGGAATTGAATCATCAAAATCAGCATCTAT aTTGCAGGGATATGACTATGCCATTGACTTGAAAACCCACTACGATGTCTACACGCCGAATTCCTACTCTTTCTGCATCACCGATTTGCTTCTCAATATTATCCCAGATATTGGG GGCAATTATTATATCTATGGTGAACTGCGTCGGGAGCTGAAAAAGCAAACACAAGTGTTGGAGAAAGGTGCGAAAAGTTACTTTCCTGTCTTTGCCAAAGAGTTTACCATTCTACTCAACGAGGTACTTTGTAAACCACATAACGCTTCTCCGACTCCAACGACCGACACAACGTCGTCAACATCTTCAACGGAGGAGCCACAGGAAGGGCTGCTGGGATCTGGGTGCTGCGGGATCTCACATTCCAGCTTGTTGTTTGACTGCTGCCGGAATCAGAGCCTGAGAAACTTCACCTATCAACCTGAAGTCCCAATGGATAGGGACTGTTGCCAGAACTTCTCCAGACGTCCATTTGTAGCTGTGTAA